The genomic interval GAATACCGAGTGAGTGTTCCGGAGAACTTGCCTGTGGGCTCACGGCTATTGACAGTCACCGCCACCGACAGGGATGAAGGTGCCAACGGAGAAGTGACATATTCATTCCGAAAATTACCTGACACACAATTGTTGAAATTCCAACTAAACAAAAATACTGGGGAAATAAAGCTATCAGAAAATCTAGATTACGAAGAGACAGGTTTCTATGAAATAGAAATACAAGCTGAAGATGGAGGGGCATATCTTGCAACTGCTAAAGTATTGATTACAATAGAAGATGTAAATGACAACAGTCCAGAGGTAACCATCACATCTCTGTTTAGTCCCCTGATGGAAGATTCACCTCTAGGGACTGTTGTAGCTCTTTTAAATGTGCATGATCTGGACTCTGGGCAGAATGGACAGGTCACCTGTTCCATACTGGGGAATCTGCCATTTAAGTTAGAAAAATCAATTGATAGTTATTATAGATTGGTGACACACACAGTTCTTGACAGGGAACAGGTATCCTCTTACAATATCACATTAAGAGCCACAGATGGAGGAATTCCACCCCTATCAACAGAAACTCACTTCACCCTGCAAGTGGCAGATATCAACGACAACCCACCTACATTCTCTCACATCTCCTACTTTACCTATATCCCAGAGAACAACCCCAGAGGTGCCTCCATCTTCTCGGTGACTGCACTGGACCCAGACAGCAAAGAAAATGCCCAGGTTATTTACTCCCTGGCTGAAGACACTATCCAGGGGGCACCACTATCCTCCTATATCTCCATCAATTCTGACACAGGAGTCCTATATGCACTGCGATCCTTCGACTATGAGCAGTTCCGTAATCTGCAGATGCAAGTGACAGCCACTGACAGTGGGGACCCACCACTCAGCAGCAACGTGTCACTGAGCATGTTCGTGCTGGACCAGAATGACAATGCGCCAGATATCCTGTATCCTGCCCTCCCTACCGATGGCTCCACAGGCGTGGAACTGGCACCCCGCTCTGCAGAGCCAGGATACCTGGTGACCAAGGTGGTGGCAGTGGACAGAGACTCGGGACAGAACGCCTGGCTGTCCTACCGCCTGCTCAAGGCCAGCGAGCCAGGACTCTTCTCTGTGGGGCTGCACACGGGCGAGGTGCGCACAGCGCGGGCGCTGCTGGACAGAGACGCGCTCAAGCAGAGCCTGGTAGTGGTGGTCCAGGACCATGGGCAGCCCCCTCTCTCGGCCACCGTCACGCTCACGGTGGCTGTGGCCGACAGCATCCCAGATGTCCTTGCTGATCTGGGCAGCTTGGAGGTCCCGCCGGCCTCTGATGCTTCAGACCTCACCCTGTATCTGGTGGTGGCGGTGGCCGCGGTCTCCTGCGTCTTCCTCGCCTTTGTCATTGTACTGGTGGCGCTCAAGCTGAGAGGCTGGCACACGACGCGTCTGCTCCAGGCTTCCGGAGGCGGATTGGGCGTACCAGCCTCGCACTTTGTGGGCGTGGACGGGGTACGGACTTTCCTGCAGACCTATTCCCACGAGGTCTCTCTCACCGCGGACTCGCGGAGGAGTCATGTGATCTTTCCGCAACCCAACTACGCGGACACACTTATCAGCCAGGAGAGCTGTGAGAAAAAAGATCCTCTGTCTTTGTTAGATGATTCGAAGTTTCCTGTAGAAGATACCCCTTTGGTGCCAGTGAGTTCTGTTTTTGCTCCTTTTCTCACCTTTAAGAATTATGATTAGTTTTACTGTTAGGTTTGCAGCATGATGGTGGGATCCTAATCctaattttttcacttttccctccATTTCAATGACATTGGCTTCTGGCTAAAACATTGAGGAATAGAATTAAGGATTAATTAAGAATTAAGAATAACCATTAATTATTTGATGATAATTAAGGCTgatatgtttttactttctggtAAATATTCACTTAATCCCAGTGAAGGCTTATTATCATAGGCTGTTATGATTAGCTTTGCAGAGTCttgtgttttatagttttgttgcATATAGTACTTGCAATTCCTAAGAGAAGACTTTCATACAGAAGTGTCTTGTCAATTTGTGTGCTCTCCTGGTGGCTACAGGCTGAAATCCTTAGACAACCCTGCCTCTTGTTGTGAAGTCAGGCCTGGTAAGAATAGGTAAATGTCAGAAACAAATGCATTAGCCTTACTGGAAATCCTGCCCAttttcagtaatattccattaacaATTCATAACAATATGTGCTtaaatttttgaagtataatcATACCTGGTAACACTGCAGCATCCATTTTGCCTGTGATTCTAATTTCATACTGTCATGTGGAAGATAtaccattttaattttactttccttGTTCTATAGGGACTCCAGAGAACCGATAAAAGGTATTATGTTAAGCAGACTTGAGGTTCTGCTTTCTCTGCACTTTTTTGTTAAATTCTCCAATCTCTAAGgctgaaatacatacatatatatatatatatatacacatacatatatatatatatatataaaatttggggAGATAGACTGGTACATGTTCCCAAGTACAGGAGCAAAGATGCATGCCAAAGTAATTTCAGTGACTATAGAGAGAATGGAAGATCCACCCGAAACTGAAAACTCTGAAATTTACAGTCAAAATAaacttaaagttaaaaaaaagtcatttctgCATGAGAGGTGAATCAAGCAGAGAAGTACACAGAATTCTAAACAGATGGTCAGTGGAACTACTGATGAGTCCATTTAAAGTGATGATAGTGATGTATTTGGTTTGATCTCTAACTAttctattaatttatattaatgttCTTCTAAACTAATATGGTAGCATAAAGTCAAATCATGCCCTAATGTGTTTCAAAGTGTTTATGagacatgatttttttccccatgtcaTTCAACTTTTGTTCAAGGATATGTCTGTGGAAAAGAGCAAAGTTACTATCTTTGGAGCTATAgtcaataacttttattttttaacttccaaATAAGTGAATCTTTTACATTTCTGACCATGAGAGTCAAAATTattctgcatatatttcaaataattctattattttgaaaaaacacAGGTTTTAAAAAAGCTACTCTTTTGGCATGGTAGCTATTGTTCGCAAATATGTTGAAATATactaattattttaaagcaatataGGACACCTTAGATGACTGTAATGAATACTAAAGTGGTTGTATTCTAGTTCTTAAATATGGGGGGATGGATTAAGCCTAGATTTAagaccaaaaataatttttatgcttATCTTTAGTACTTTCCTTTGTGGATACTTACTCTTTAAAGGATCTACTGTGATTGCCTCTTGATAGAACTGGATAGCAGTAGGCGATGGAATAGGAGATCTATTTTGCATTCGACATTCTTCTGtgccttttagatttttttaaagaactgtttCACCCTATTCAATatctatgtaaaattttaacatataaaatattggtttagccaaaaagttcattcgggtttttccgTAAGATGTTACAAACTTTTGGTCAACACAATATATAATAGTTTTGACCATgtggaaaaaaaagtttcatgaaGAAAACAGAATCACCGGAGGAATAAGGTTCAAATATTTTAGCTGCGGTCATCTTGTCTTTAAAGAAAGACTTcctgaaataaagcagaaaacGTAAGCTGCGGTTCCACACGAAGCCTCTGGGCGCCGCTGTCGGCCAGTGCAGGGCAAGCTCTGAAGCCCGGGATTCCTCAGCCTCTAGGCAGGGATTTCCTGCGCAGCCACCAACACAGAGAGGAGGAAACCCGCTTATACACTGGGGCTCCTGGCCGCGCAGATTCTCCCTAGCGTACAAGGATTCCCAGCCCCTAGACTGGGGGTCCGCCTGTCCTGGGCCAAATGCTTTACCAGTGTGCCATGTGCACTTTCTCCAACTAGAAAGACTGGGACCCAGCAAGAACTAGAGCGCGCAATGGGAGGGAGCTGCACGCAGACACGCCCGGCTGACCGGAGGCAGGTACTGTTTCTCTTCCTGCTGCCTTTGTTCTACCCCGCGCTCTGCGAGCAGATCCGCTACTCGATTCCCGAGGAGCTGGCCAAGGGCTCCGTGGTAGGGAATCTCGCCAGGGATCTAGGGCTCAGTGTCCTGGATGTGTCGGCTCGAAAGCTGCGAGTTAGCGCGGAGAAGCTGCTCTTCAACGTAGACGCGGAGAGCGGGGACTTACTTGTAAAGGACCGAATAGACCGTGAGCAGATATGCAAAGAGAGAAGAAGATGTGAATTGCAGTTGGAAGCCGTGGTGGAAaatcctttaaatatttttcatatcattgtgATTGTTGAAGATATTAATGACCATGCTCCTCAATTCCATAAGGATGAAATATTCTTAGAAATTAGTGAATCTGTCAGCCCGGGGACTGGAACAATTCTTGAGCCTGCAAATGATCCCGATATTAGTATGAATTCACTGAGCAAATACCAACTAAGTCCTAATGAGTATTTCTCCTTAGTGGTGAAAGACAATCCTGACGGGGGCAGATATCCAGAACTGGTATTGAAGAAGGCCCTGGACCGAGAAACGCAGAGCGTTCACCATTTGGTGCTGACAGCCTTAGACAGCGGGGATCCGCCGCAAAGCGGCACAGCTCAGATCCAAATCCTGGTGGTGGATGCCAACGATAACCCCCCTGTGTTCAGCCAAGATGTGTACAAGGTCAGCCTTCGGGAAGATGTGCCCCCAGGCACCATCGTGCTGAGGGTGAGCGCTACCGATCAAGACGAAGGCATCAATGCAGAGATCACCTACTCATTCCTTGGTGTGGCTGATACAGTCCGGCACGTGTTCTCTCTGGATTCTGCTACAGGAAACATCATAACTCATCAACCCTTGGATTATGAAAATGTAGGAAGATACGCCATGGTTGTGGAAGCAAAGGACAGAGGATCCCTCTCTACACGGTGTAAAGTAATTATAGAGGTTTTGGACGAAAATGACAACAGCCCAGAAATAATCATCACTTCTCTTTCAGATCAGATTTTAGAGGATTCCCCGCCAGGATTGGTTGTGGCTCTCTTCAAAACACGGGACCAGGATTCCAAGGAAAATGGAGAAGTCACGTGTAATTTAAGTAGAGACATTCCGTTTAAAATTCATTCTTCTTCTAATAATTACTACAAGTTAGTAACAGATGGGGCCCTGGACAGAGAACGGACTCCGCAATACAACGTCACTATCACAGCCATTGACCGGGGCAAGCCACCCCTCTCCTCCAGCACTACCATTACCCTACGCATCTCTGATGTCAACGACAACGCTCCGGTTTTCCACCAGGCCTCCTATGTGGTCCACGTGGCAGAGAACAACCCACCCGGCGCTTCCATCACCCAAGTCAGCGCTCGTGACCCAGACCTGGGACCCAACGGCCAGGTCTCATACTCTATCGTGGCCAGCGACCTGGAGCCGCGCGCGCTGTCGTCCTACGTGTCCGTGAACCCGCAGAGCGGCGTGGTGTTCGCGCAGCGCGCCTTCGACCACGAGCAGCTGCGCGCCTTCGAGCTGACGCTGCAGGCCCGCGACCACGGCTCGCCCGCGCTCAGCTCCAACGTGAGCCTGCGCGTGCTGGTGGGCGACCGCAATGACAACGCGCCCAGGGTGCTGTACCCGGCGCTGGGACCCGACGGCTCGGCGCTCTTCGACACGGTGCCGCGCGCCGCGCAGCCCGGCTACCTGGTCACCAAGGTGGTGGCGGTGGACGCAGACTCTGGACACAACGCCTGGCTGTCCTACCACGTGCTGCAGGCCAGCGAGCCCGGACTGTTCAGCGTGGGGCTGCGCACGGGCGAGGTGCGCACGGCGCGGGCCTTGGGCGACAGGGACGCGGCCCGCCAGCGCCTGCTGGTCGCTGTGCGCGATGGGGGACAGCCGCCCCTCTCGGCCACCGCCACGCTGCTCCTGGTTTTCGCCGACAGCCTGCAGGAGGCGCTGCCGGACCTCAGTGACCGCCCGGCACCccctgacccccaggctgagCTGCAGTTTTACCTGGTGGTGGCCTTGGCCTTGATCTCGGTGCTCTTCCTCCTTACGGTGATTCTGGCCATCGCCATGCGCCTTCGAAGCTCTTCCAGCCCCAGCGCCAGGGGCTTCTTTGGGTCTATTCTTTGTTCTAAGTCTGGTCCTGAGATTCCTCATAACTACAGTGAGGGAACGTTGCCCTATGCCTATAATTTATGTGTGCCTGGGAATCACACTAATCCAGAACTTAATTTTCTCACATCTGTTGAACACTGTCCTGCCACACAAGACATTCTCAACAAAGATAGCTCTTCAGTGCTATTGGATAGCATTTTAACTCCTAGTGTTGAAGCAGATAAGAACACTTTTAAACAGGTAAGTACTTACTACTTTTTATATTCCAGTATGCCAATATATTCTAATAGAGCACTGTTTTTTGAGATTTTAGATTCCATCTCTTGATAAAGTTCCTAAAATAAATGTAGTTCAAACCCATGGGTATTACTGTTAAGACTAAAGTTTACAATGCTGCAAACCCTCtactattcaaatatattttaaggtaAAGTATATGGAGAAGGCTCAGGCCAATTTTTCATGGAAtagaataccttttttttttttttttttttgcggtggcatgtgggatattagttccctgaccagggattgaagctgcacctctttgcactggaagcatggagtctcaaccactggaccaccagggaagtccctagaatacCTTTTAATTAAGGATATGGAATACAGTTAAGATTTATGTTGTGGTATTTTAAATGACAACTCTAATGTGATCCACATTCTCTTCaatgttttatctttgttttacTCAACAAAGAAACATTGGTAAGAATTATAGTTATAATCCTAACTGATGATTTTGTTGGAACAGTGCTAGTTACACAACCACAAATACTGCTCCCTTCAGTCAATAAAAGCCAAAGGGAATCAAATCTAACCTGCAAGTTTTCAGTTCCAGTAgtctgaaaaaattttaagattagcaagcctttttaataattattctttTCATAAGTGCTCTTGGTAAACCTTTAACATCATATCACCTAACTTTATTGTCTGCAATTTTATGCTTTACAAATACTTGGGATTCTCAAGGAGGGAAACGTAATAACTTACGAACAGGAACAATAGTTGGGTTTTTTCTTTCTCGTTGCAATAATAAGATTGGGCTCCAGGCGCCGCTGTTCACCAATTAGGGAACTGGAAGCTTCAAGCTACAgaatccctccctcccccctacCTCTACCTCACAAAGCTGAGTGAGGTGGATACTCACAGATCCTGATGCTGAAAACGTAAAAGTACTTCTCTTCGCTCTCTAATATGTTTTTGGATGTAGTCGGCCAGGGACTTCGTAGATACATAAGCTGATTCAGAACCAAAAGGCTCAAGAAACCGCGGAATATCGGCTCAGCCATGGCGAATCGGCAACTGCTTCTGGATCGCAGGGGGCTGGTCCTACTGTATATTTTCCTGGGGACGCTGCGGGAGTCGGGGGCCGGGCAGATCCGATACTTGGTGCcggaagagacagaaaaaggcTTCTTCGTGGGCAATATTTCCAAGGACCTGGGGCTGGAGCCCAGGGAACTGGCGGAGCGCGGAGTCCGCATTGTCTCCAGAGGAAAGACGCAGCTTTTCGCTCTAAATCCGCGAAGTGGCAGCTTGACCACCGCGGGTAGGATAGACCGGGAGGAGCTATGTGAGGCggtttcctcctgttttttaaaCATGGAGATACTTGTGGAAGACACCCTGAAGATTTACGGAGTGGAGGTGGAAATAATGGATATTAATGATAACGCTCCCAGCTTCCGGGAGGAGGAAGTAGAGATAAAAGTCAGTGAGCACGCAACTCCAGGATCGCGATTTCCTCTTCCTAACGCTAGGGATCCAGACGTGGGAATGAACTCCCTCCAGCGCTACCAGCTCAATCCTAACAGCTACTTTTCCTTGCAAGGGCGAGGCAAAACGGAAGGGGCCAAGAATCCTGAGCTAGTGCTGGAGGGGAGCCTGGACCGGGAAAAACAGGCTGCTCATCACCTCCTCCTCACAGCCTTAGATGGAGGAGATCCCATCCGCCAGGGCACTGTTCCCATCCGTGTGGTGGTTCTTGATATAAATGACCATATCCCAAAGTTTACGCATTCTGTATATGAAGTGAGTGTTGCTGAGAACCTCAGCTCTGGAACTCGGGTGCTCACGGTAAACGCAACTGATCCAGATGAAGGAATCAATGGGGATGTGGTGTATTCATTTCTAAATATGGAAAGCAAAGCTTCTGAGATATTCCAGTTGGATTCCCGATCTGGAGAAGTCTTAATACAGGGTTCTCTGGATTTTGAGAAATATAGATTTTATGAGATGGAAATTCAAGCCCAAGATGGTGGAGGTCTCTCTACCACTGCTAAAATGTTGGTCACAGTCGTGGATGTGAATGATAATGCTCCAGAAATAACTATCACATCTTCTACTAATTCAGTGCTGGAAAACTCTCCTCCTGGTACAGTGATTGCTCTTCTAAATGTGCAAGATCAAGACTCCGGAGAAAATGGTCAAGTCTCCTGTTTCATTCCAAATAACCTGCCTTTTGAACTAGAAAAGACTTACGGAAATTATTACAAGTTGATAACAAACAGAGCATTGGACAGGGAGCAGGTTCAGAGCTATGATATAACACTGACAGCGACAGATCAGGGAAGTCCACCCTTATCTACAGAAACTCATATTTTACTGAATGTAGCAGATGACAATGATAACCCACCCGCTTTTACTCACTCCTCTTATTCTGCCTACATTCTGGAAAACAACCCCAGAGGGGCCTCCTTCTTCTCGGTGACTGCACTCGACCAGGACAGTAAAGAGAATGCCCAGGTCACTTATTCTCTGGCAGAGGATACCCTCCAGGGAGCACCTCTATCCTCCTACATCTCCGTAAACTCAGACAGCGGCGTTCTGTATGCCCTGTGTTCCTTCGACTATGAACAGTTCCATGAACTGCAGTTGTGGGTGACAGCGCATGACAGTGGGAACCCACCACTCAGCAGCAACGTATCACTGAGCATATTCGTGCTGGACCAGAATGACAATGCACCCGAAATCTTATACCCTGCCCTCCCCACGGATGGTTCCACTGGTGTGGAGCTGGCACCCCGCTCAGCAGAGCCCGGCTACCTGGTCACCAAGGTGGTGGCAGTGGACAGAGACTCGGGACAGAACGCCTGGCTGTCCTACCGCCTGCTCAAGGCCAGCGAGCCAGGACTCTTCTCTGTGGGGCTGCACACGGGCGAGGTGCGCACAGCGCGGGCGCTGCTGGACAGAGACGCGCTCAAGCAGAGCCTGGTGGTGGCAGTCCAGGACAACGGGCAGCCCCCTCTCTCAGCCACCGTCACGCTCACCGTGGCTGTGGCTGACAGCATCCCCGATGTCCTGGCTGATTTAGGCAGCCTGGAGTCTCCAGCCAGCCCCCAAGACTCAGGCCTCACCCTGTATCTGGTGGTGGCGGTGGCCGCGGTCTCCTGTGTCTTCCTCGCCTTTGTCATCGTGCTACTGGCGCTCAGACTGCGGCACTGGCACACGTCGCGTCTGCTCCAGGCTTCGGGCAGCGGGTTGGCTGGCGTGCCGGCGTCTCAGTTTGTGGGCGTGGACGGGGTGCGGGCTTTCCTGCAGACCTATTCGCACGAGGTCTCGCTCACCGCGGACTCGCGGGGGAGTCACGTGATCTTCCCGCAGCCGAACTATGCGGACACGCTCATCAGTCAGGAGAGCTGTGGGAAAAGCGAGCCTCTTTTGATAACTGAAGATTCAGCTGCAGGTTTAGGCAAATATGATCCTACTGGTAATCAGGTGAGATTTGTTTCCTGCCTTCCTATTGTTGATGTCTGTGCATAggtctttttaaatgacttttcttTTCCTGAGCCTGTTGTATAAACTGTTTGGGAGGGGGCGTATGTTCTTTTATAAAGCAAAAGCATGTGAAATTTTGTGCTTTACCTCATCAAGTTATCATTAGTTTTCAGAAAGGTTttgtgaaagtttttttttcttttggtcctggcaggttcttttgtttctttgttttaatttcagaGGTCCAGTTGTGTTATCATGGCTTGCTTGGTTTTAAGTTGaattttagtaatatttttctATCATCAGTATTTGGCTATCAATGTAAACTGGTTGTGTTCAAGTTAATGattcataaacatttttatttatttcatttcagctTTGTATTGCCTCCATGGATGTATAATTATATTCTACAATTAATTGTTTTACTTCTAATATTCAAGTTGATTCAACAGCATACTTACTCTAgctctttttcttcatctataatacatatacacacatactcacacatataCACTTTTACACACATCAGCTTTTTTTTCTGAGCACAAAACAATTCTCTTTTGACTTTTGGTGACTAGCAATATGTTTAGCTTCTGTTGATTATTTCAACCTGATCTCATTTCTTTGCGTCATTAAAATAAGACATACTGACTCCCTTTTAAATATGAGGCTCTCTTGGGAGAGAAAATGTAGAACATATTTTCCCCCTTAAGTTCTAGACATCTTTTCTATTTATACAGTGAAATCATTAGATTGTTCTGAAGAAGTAGTTGAATTGTAGAACTGGtgttatttccttttattcttttacttgAACTTTAGTGTCTGTGTATTGTTgaggaatttttttaatgtagtaaatTCTCCTATagaaataacttttaattttgatccagtgcttctcaaaaagttattttcaaattGGCTAAAcatgtttacattttttagatTTATTCATATGGAATATTTTGTGAATATGAGATGGAGTGGGTATTCAGACTTCATGAGATTGATTTAGCTGGTATTCCTctggatatttttgtttgttttcagtatgCTTAGGAGCCTTGGACTCATCTTTATTTCCTTTGCAAACTCACTTTAAagcattttattgaagtatggttgatttacaatgttaatttgtGCTGCATAGAAAAATTGATTCCATTCTatggaatatacacacacacacacatatgggcttccctcatagttca from Dama dama isolate Ldn47 chromosome 9, ASM3311817v1, whole genome shotgun sequence carries:
- the LOC133062488 gene encoding protocadherin gamma-A11 isoform X22, with the translated sequence MANRQLLLDRRGLVLLYIFLGTLRESGAGQIRYLVPEETEKGFFVGNISKDLGLEPRELAERGVRIVSRGKTQLFALNPRSGSLTTAGRIDREELCEAVSSCFLNMEILVEDTLKIYGVEVEIMDINDNAPSFREEEVEIKVSEHATPGSRFPLPNARDPDVGMNSLQRYQLNPNSYFSLQGRGKTEGAKNPELVLEGSLDREKQAAHHLLLTALDGGDPIRQGTVPIRVVVLDINDHIPKFTHSVYEVSVAENLSSGTRVLTVNATDPDEGINGDVVYSFLNMESKASEIFQLDSRSGEVLIQGSLDFEKYRFYEMEIQAQDGGGLSTTAKMLVTVVDVNDNAPEITITSSTNSVLENSPPGTVIALLNVQDQDSGENGQVSCFIPNNLPFELEKTYGNYYKLITNRALDREQVQSYDITLTATDQGSPPLSTETHILLNVADDNDNPPAFTHSSYSAYILENNPRGASFFSVTALDQDSKENAQVTYSLAEDTLQGAPLSSYISVNSDSGVLYALCSFDYEQFHELQLWVTAHDSGNPPLSSNVSLSIFVLDQNDNAPEILYPALPTDGSTGVELAPRSAEPGYLVTKVVAVDRDSGQNAWLSYRLLKASEPGLFSVGLHTGEVRTARALLDRDALKQSLVVAVQDNGQPPLSATVTLTVAVADSIPDVLADLGSLESPASPQDSGLTLYLVVAVAAVSCVFLAFVIVLLALRLRHWHTSRLLQASGSGLAGVPASQFVGVDGVRAFLQTYSHEVSLTADSRGSHVIFPQPNYADTLISQESCGKSEPLLITEDSAAGLGKYDPTGNQALISTEASLVINTGK
- the LOC133062488 gene encoding protocadherin gamma-A11 isoform X7 — translated: MANRQLLLDRRGLVLLYIFLGTLRESGAGQIRYLVPEETEKGFFVGNISKDLGLEPRELAERGVRIVSRGKTQLFALNPRSGSLTTAGRIDREELCEAVSSCFLNMEILVEDTLKIYGVEVEIMDINDNAPSFREEEVEIKVSEHATPGSRFPLPNARDPDVGMNSLQRYQLNPNSYFSLQGRGKTEGAKNPELVLEGSLDREKQAAHHLLLTALDGGDPIRQGTVPIRVVVLDINDHIPKFTHSVYEVSVAENLSSGTRVLTVNATDPDEGINGDVVYSFLNMESKASEIFQLDSRSGEVLIQGSLDFEKYRFYEMEIQAQDGGGLSTTAKMLVTVVDVNDNAPEITITSSTNSVLENSPPGTVIALLNVQDQDSGENGQVSCFIPNNLPFELEKTYGNYYKLITNRALDREQVQSYDITLTATDQGSPPLSTETHILLNVADDNDNPPAFTHSSYSAYILENNPRGASFFSVTALDQDSKENAQVTYSLAEDTLQGAPLSSYISVNSDSGVLYALCSFDYEQFHELQLWVTAHDSGNPPLSSNVSLSIFVLDQNDNAPEILYPALPTDGSTGVELAPRSAEPGYLVTKVVAVDRDSGQNAWLSYRLLKASEPGLFSVGLHTGEVRTARALLDRDALKQSLVVAVQDNGQPPLSATVTLTVAVADSIPDVLADLGSLESPASPQDSGLTLYLVVAVAAVSCVFLAFVIVLLALRLRHWHTSRLLQASGSGLAGVPASQFVGVDGVRAFLQTYSHEVSLTADSRGSHVIFPQPNYADTLISQESCGKSEPLLITEDSAAGLGKYDPTGNQQAPPNTDWRFSQAQRPGTSGSQNGDETGTWPNNQFDTEMLQAMILASASEAADGSSTLGGGAGTMGLSARYGPQFTLQHVPDYRQNVYIPGSNATLTNAAGKRDGKAPAGGNGNKKKSGKKEKK
- the LOC133062488 gene encoding protocadherin gamma-B7 isoform X13; this translates as MGGSCTQTRPADRRQVLFLFLLPLFYPALCEQIRYSIPEELAKGSVVGNLARDLGLSVLDVSARKLRVSAEKLLFNVDAESGDLLVKDRIDREQICKERRRCELQLEAVVENPLNIFHIIVIVEDINDHAPQFHKDEIFLEISESVSPGTGTILEPANDPDISMNSLSKYQLSPNEYFSLVVKDNPDGGRYPELVLKKALDRETQSVHHLVLTALDSGDPPQSGTAQIQILVVDANDNPPVFSQDVYKVSLREDVPPGTIVLRVSATDQDEGINAEITYSFLGVADTVRHVFSLDSATGNIITHQPLDYENVGRYAMVVEAKDRGSLSTRCKVIIEVLDENDNSPEIIITSLSDQILEDSPPGLVVALFKTRDQDSKENGEVTCNLSRDIPFKIHSSSNNYYKLVTDGALDRERTPQYNVTITAIDRGKPPLSSSTTITLRISDVNDNAPVFHQASYVVHVAENNPPGASITQVSARDPDLGPNGQVSYSIVASDLEPRALSSYVSVNPQSGVVFAQRAFDHEQLRAFELTLQARDHGSPALSSNVSLRVLVGDRNDNAPRVLYPALGPDGSALFDTVPRAAQPGYLVTKVVAVDADSGHNAWLSYHVLQASEPGLFSVGLRTGEVRTARALGDRDAARQRLLVAVRDGGQPPLSATATLLLVFADSLQEALPDLSDRPAPPDPQAELQFYLVVALALISVLFLLTVILAIAMRLRSSSSPSARGFFGSILCSKSGPEIPHNYSEGTLPYAYNLCVPGNHTNPELNFLTSVEHCPATQDILNKDSSSVLLDSILTPSVEADKNTFKQQAPPNTDWRFSQAQRPGTSGSQNGDETGTWPNNQFDTEMLQAMILASASEAADGSSTLGGGAGTMGLSARYGPQFTLQHVPDYRQNVYIPGSNATLTNAAGKRDGKAPAGGNGNKKKSGKKEKK
- the LOC133062488 gene encoding protocadherin gamma-A10 isoform X14; translated protein: MAAQRNRSYLIALVQLCLLVCMSWETEARQIRYSVPEELERGSFVGNISKDLGLEPRELAERGVRIVSRGRTQLFALNPRSGSLVTAGRIDREELCAQSARCLVSFNILVEDRVKLFGVEIEVTDINDNAPKFQAENLDVKINENVAPGMRFPLPEAVDPDVGVNSLQSYLLSSNKHFSLAVQSRVNGVKSPELVLEHALDREEEAMHRLVLTAVDGGDPLRSGTVLISVTVFDANDNAPVFSLPEYRVSVPENLPVGSRLLTVTATDRDEGANGEVTYSFRKLPDTQLLKFQLNKNTGEIKLSENLDYEETGFYEIEIQAEDGGAYLATAKVLITIEDVNDNSPEVTITSLFSPLMEDSPLGTVVALLNVHDLDSGQNGQVTCSILGNLPFKLEKSIDSYYRLVTHTVLDREQVSSYNITLRATDGGIPPLSTETHFTLQVADINDNPPTFSHISYFTYIPENNPRGASIFSVTALDPDSKENAQVIYSLAEDTIQGAPLSSYISINSDTGVLYALRSFDYEQFRNLQMQVTATDSGDPPLSSNVSLSMFVLDQNDNAPDILYPALPTDGSTGVELAPRSAEPGYLVTKVVAVDRDSGQNAWLSYRLLKASEPGLFSVGLHTGEVRTARALLDRDALKQSLVVVVQDHGQPPLSATVTLTVAVADSIPDVLADLGSLEVPPASDASDLTLYLVVAVAAVSCVFLAFVIVLVALKLRGWHTTRLLQASGGGLGVPASHFVGVDGVRTFLQTYSHEVSLTADSRRSHVIFPQPNYADTLISQESCEKKDPLSLLDDSKFPVEDTPLVPQAPPNTDWRFSQAQRPGTSGSQNGDETGTWPNNQFDTEMLQAMILASASEAADGSSTLGGGAGTMGLSARYGPQFTLQHVPDYRQNVYIPGSNATLTNAAGKRDGKAPAGGNGNKKKSGKKEKK